The following are from one region of the Streptomyces rubrogriseus genome:
- a CDS encoding TetR/AcrR family transcriptional regulator, whose amino-acid sequence MKDGEAATGQAASRPKRADARRNEKTLLDAAAAVFVRSGVEAPVRDVAAEAGVGTATIYRHFPTRADLIIGVYRHQVEACAEAGPALLASSPTPYAALAGWIDLFVDFLVTKHGLAAVLQSDSAGFETLHAYFLDRLVPVCTDLLAAATDSGEIDTDVPPLALMRGVGNLCIGAETPNPSYDARQLVRTLIAGLRAAD is encoded by the coding sequence GTGAAGGACGGCGAAGCGGCGACGGGACAGGCGGCCTCCCGGCCCAAGCGCGCGGACGCCCGGCGCAACGAGAAGACCCTGCTCGACGCGGCCGCCGCGGTGTTCGTCAGATCGGGCGTGGAGGCCCCCGTGCGCGACGTCGCGGCCGAGGCCGGGGTCGGCACGGCCACGATCTACCGTCACTTCCCGACCCGGGCGGACCTCATCATCGGCGTCTACCGGCACCAGGTGGAGGCCTGTGCCGAGGCCGGTCCCGCCCTGCTGGCGAGCAGCCCGACCCCGTACGCGGCGCTCGCGGGCTGGATCGACCTGTTCGTCGACTTCCTGGTCACCAAGCACGGCCTCGCCGCGGTCCTCCAGTCCGACAGCGCCGGCTTCGAGACCCTCCACGCGTACTTCCTCGACCGCCTCGTCCCCGTCTGCACCGACCTCCTCGCCGCCGCCACCGACTCCGGCGAGATCGACACCGACGTACCGCCCCTGGCGCTCATGCGCGGCGTCGGCAACCTCTGCATCGGCGCGGAGACCCCCAACCCGAGTTACGACGCCCGGCAGTTGGTACGCACCCTGATCGCGGGGCTGCGCGCGGCGGACTGA
- a CDS encoding restriction endonuclease, protein MSRRTTGPFGVWAEMQRQRQRRLEAEARQHRQDAREARAYERRAAQSYREYKQADAIRRTEELDARVAVLQELLASGCRASVFRPSTLMRAEELPSLAAVIEGVGRREPEAVVEYFSAALYTSTAWPEGFPRRVAMTYDPVARQLVLDWELPAGDVVPQSKYVRYMYAADQYRETPRPVGQRRALYKAVIAQCVLLVLHELFAADESGALESVALNGFVDGHDPTTGRPDRIFLATVMAERSSFRELHLAQVDAESCLADALRGQVSARPDQLVAIRPGRRPEEVGHRVTTHGDVEEPDLYEMDPIAFEGLVAELFEAMGMRAVTTQRSNDGGVDVHALDPTPIRGGQIVVQVKRYRSTVPPTAVRDLYGTVQDAGANKGVLVTTSGFGPGSHTFANGKPLELVSGAELVDLLHRHGLRGRLGDGGRPDSTPPPAPDPSVPDDYNILGMSWSGSVALDVCALVCRGNRILTDDHFVFYNNPRTPDGSVRTLSATAPDKAALCASFDTLPDDADRLVLVAAVDPEANPDADLSGFTDACIRLLDPALTELGRLQVSDGRPHETALVLGSFRRRSNGDWDFVVGGKGYPGGLEELLRDFGVEVD, encoded by the coding sequence ATGAGTCGTCGCACCACGGGGCCCTTCGGGGTCTGGGCCGAGATGCAGCGGCAGCGACAGCGCCGGCTGGAGGCCGAGGCACGGCAGCACAGACAGGACGCCCGGGAGGCACGGGCCTACGAGCGGCGGGCCGCTCAGAGCTACCGTGAGTACAAGCAGGCCGACGCGATCCGCCGCACCGAGGAGCTGGACGCACGGGTCGCGGTGCTCCAGGAGCTGCTGGCCTCGGGATGCCGGGCATCGGTCTTCCGGCCCTCCACCCTCATGCGCGCCGAAGAGCTGCCGTCCCTGGCCGCGGTGATCGAAGGCGTCGGACGCCGGGAGCCCGAAGCCGTGGTCGAGTACTTCTCCGCGGCCCTGTACACCTCGACGGCCTGGCCCGAGGGGTTCCCCCGCCGGGTCGCCATGACCTACGACCCCGTGGCCCGGCAACTGGTGCTCGACTGGGAGCTGCCGGCGGGCGATGTCGTCCCGCAGTCCAAGTACGTGCGGTACATGTACGCGGCCGACCAGTACCGGGAAACCCCCCGACCGGTGGGACAGCGCAGGGCCCTCTACAAGGCGGTCATCGCGCAGTGCGTGCTCCTCGTGCTGCACGAACTGTTCGCCGCCGACGAGTCCGGCGCCCTGGAGTCGGTGGCCCTCAACGGCTTCGTCGACGGACACGACCCCACGACGGGCCGGCCGGACCGCATCTTCCTGGCCACCGTCATGGCCGAGCGCTCCTCCTTCCGCGAACTGCACCTGGCCCAGGTGGACGCGGAGAGCTGCCTGGCCGACGCGCTGCGCGGGCAGGTGTCGGCCCGCCCGGACCAGCTCGTCGCGATCAGGCCGGGCCGCCGGCCCGAGGAGGTCGGCCACCGGGTCACCACCCACGGCGACGTCGAGGAACCCGATCTGTACGAGATGGACCCGATCGCCTTCGAGGGACTCGTGGCCGAGCTGTTCGAGGCCATGGGGATGCGGGCGGTCACCACGCAACGCTCCAACGACGGCGGGGTGGACGTCCACGCCCTGGACCCGACCCCGATCCGGGGCGGACAGATCGTCGTCCAGGTGAAGCGGTACCGCAGCACGGTGCCGCCCACCGCCGTACGCGACCTGTACGGGACCGTCCAGGACGCCGGGGCGAACAAGGGCGTCCTCGTCACCACCTCGGGGTTCGGCCCCGGCTCGCACACCTTCGCCAACGGCAAGCCGCTGGAGCTGGTCTCGGGGGCCGAACTCGTCGACCTGCTGCACCGCCACGGCCTGCGCGGCCGGCTGGGCGACGGCGGCCGCCCGGACTCCACCCCGCCGCCCGCCCCGGACCCGTCGGTGCCCGACGACTACAACATCCTCGGCATGTCCTGGTCCGGGAGCGTCGCCCTCGACGTGTGCGCCCTGGTGTGCCGGGGCAACCGGATCCTGACCGACGACCACTTCGTCTTCTACAACAACCCGCGGACCCCGGACGGCTCGGTACGGACACTGTCCGCCACCGCACCCGACAAGGCCGCGCTCTGTGCCTCGTTCGACACCCTGCCGGACGACGCCGACCGCCTCGTGCTGGTGGCCGCCGTCGACCCGGAGGCGAATCCGGACGCCGACCTGTCCGGTTTCACGGACGCGTGCATCCGCCTCCTCGACCCGGCGCTGACGGAGCTGGGCCGACTCCAGGTCTCCGACGGCCGCCCGCACGAGACCGCCCTGGTCCTCGGCTCCTTCCGCCGCAGGTCCAACGGCGACTGGGACTTCGTCGTGGGCGGGAAGGGCTACCCGGGCGGCCTGGAGGAGCTGCTGCGCGACTTCGGCGTCGAGGTGGACTGA
- the narJ gene encoding nitrate reductase molybdenum cofactor assembly chaperone: MSRSPSRAATTTTAPVVFQAAALLLAYPDRDWPRRPRTVRETVAALPGPEIQLLLSFCDRAEREDPLAVAARYVATFDRSRRRCLYLTYYTDGDTRRRGAALARIKSVYRTHGWLPPDDELPDFLPLMLEFAARAPEAGTALLTEHRAAIEVLRYALEAHRSPYAALLQAVGRCLPGRAPASREEALRLTRTGPPTEAVGLDVLGPFPAQPRPHDDGARR, from the coding sequence GTGAGCCGTAGCCCCAGCCGCGCCGCGACGACCACCACCGCACCGGTCGTCTTCCAGGCCGCCGCCCTGCTGCTGGCCTACCCGGACCGGGACTGGCCCCGCCGCCCGCGCACCGTCCGCGAGACGGTCGCCGCGCTCCCCGGCCCCGAGATCCAGCTCCTGCTCTCCTTCTGCGACCGGGCGGAACGGGAGGACCCCCTCGCCGTGGCCGCCCGCTACGTCGCCACCTTCGACCGCAGCCGCCGGCGCTGCCTCTACCTCACCTACTACACCGACGGCGACACCCGCCGCCGCGGCGCCGCACTCGCCCGTATCAAGTCCGTGTACCGCACCCACGGCTGGCTGCCGCCGGACGACGAACTGCCCGACTTCCTGCCGCTGATGCTGGAGTTCGCCGCCCGCGCCCCCGAGGCGGGCACCGCACTGCTGACGGAACACCGTGCGGCGATCGAGGTCCTGCGCTACGCCCTCGAAGCCCACCGCAGCCCCTACGCCGCCCTCCTCCAGGCCGTCGGCCGGTGCCTGCCGGGCCGGGCACCGGCCAGCCGCGAGGAGGCCCTGCGCCTGACCCGTACCGGCCCGCCGACCGAGGCGGTGGGCCTCGACGTCCTGGGCCCCTTCCCCGCCCAGCCCCGGCCGCACGACGACGGAGCCCGCCGATGA
- a CDS encoding nitrate reductase subunit alpha: MVRSRAKAVADAADRLLKAGQLLRRSPTTLDLRAVYRTDQNVNDRPYRERWAHDKVVRSTHGVNCTGSCSWKVYVKDGLITWETQQTDYPSVGPDRPEYEPRGCPRGASFSWYTYSPTRVRHPLARGVLVEMYRDAKRRHGGDPVAAWAELTSDPEKRRRYQSARGRGGFVRVDWDEALEIAAAAQVHTIAEYGPDRVAGFSPIPAMSMASHAVGARYHSLIGAPMISFYDWYADLPIASPQVFGDQTDVPESGDWWDAAYLMLWGSNVPVTRTPDAHWMAEARYRGQKVVVVSPDYADATKFADEWLHPHPGTDGALAMAMGHVLLTEFFVRRQVPYFTDYVKRFTDLPFLVALDEHEEGRWTPGKFVTAADLGLGRHADAAARAWMPVLIDADTDDVVVPNGTLGDRWGKEGAGRWNLDLGGTDPLLTLHGHTGGRGDNGVEVVLPRFDEPGATVVRGVPAREIGGRLVTTVYDLLLAQYAVARPGLAGHWPAGYDDAEQPCTPAWQERLTSVPAEAAVRAAREFARTAEQTRGRCMIVMGAGTNHWFHSDTIYRSFLSLLILTGCQGVNGGGWAHYVGQEKVRPYTGWQQLSTASDWVRPSRQMAGTPYWYLHTGQWRYESHAADALASPTAPGTLAGRHTADLVAQSARLGWMPSYPTFDANPLDLGRRARESGQEPGDWIADQLGSGAVDFACEDPDAPRNWPRVLTVWRANLIGSSAKGNEYFLRHLLGARDGATADEAPPEHRPRSVAWRDDAPQGKLDLLLSLDFRMTSTTLFSDLVLPAATWYEKHDLSSTDMHPFVHAFSPAINPPWQARTDFEIFHSLARRLGELAAGRLDTAHDLVATALQHDTPGERAQPGGRVTDWRDGRTPVEPGRNAPQVSLVERDYTAVADRLAAFGPLAEEHGMTVKGVTVNPHEEARWLAARCGTAPAGPAHGRPLLDTDVKFCEAILALSGTTNGRLAAEGFDRLADRVGPGAGLAELAASVGERRVVFSDTQERPVQVGASFEWSGKEAPDRRYSPFTVNTEHKKPWHTLTGRQHFYVDHDWMAELGEQLPVYRPPLNLAELGDAPTPTGDGRAVTVRYLTPHAKWSIHSEYQENLLMQTLARGGPVIWMSPADADAIGAADNDWVEAVNAHGVVVARAIVSHRVPDGTVLMYHVQERLVNVPKSEANGRRGGVHNSLTKLLVKPTHLIGGYGQLSFAPNYYGPTGNQRDAVTTVRRRSQEVTY, encoded by the coding sequence GTGGTGCGAAGCAGGGCGAAGGCCGTGGCCGACGCCGCCGACCGGCTTCTGAAGGCAGGTCAGCTGCTGCGGAGGTCCCCTACCACCCTCGATCTGAGGGCCGTGTACCGCACGGACCAGAACGTCAACGACCGTCCTTATCGTGAGCGGTGGGCGCATGACAAAGTCGTGCGCTCCACCCATGGCGTCAACTGCACGGGATCGTGCTCGTGGAAGGTGTACGTCAAGGACGGTCTGATCACCTGGGAGACCCAGCAGACGGATTATCCGAGCGTCGGCCCCGACCGGCCCGAGTACGAGCCGCGCGGCTGTCCGCGCGGCGCCTCCTTTTCCTGGTACACCTACTCGCCCACCCGTGTTCGCCATCCGTTGGCCCGGGGCGTCCTCGTGGAAATGTACCGGGACGCCAAACGCCGGCACGGCGGCGACCCCGTGGCCGCCTGGGCCGAGCTGACCTCCGACCCCGAGAAGCGGCGTCGCTACCAGTCGGCCCGCGGTCGCGGCGGCTTCGTCCGCGTCGACTGGGACGAGGCGCTGGAGATCGCCGCCGCCGCCCAGGTGCACACCATCGCCGAGTACGGCCCCGACCGGGTCGCCGGGTTCTCCCCGATCCCCGCCATGTCCATGGCCTCGCACGCGGTCGGCGCCCGCTACCACTCCCTCATCGGCGCCCCGATGATCTCCTTCTACGACTGGTACGCCGACCTGCCGATCGCCTCCCCGCAGGTCTTCGGCGACCAGACCGACGTACCGGAGTCGGGCGACTGGTGGGACGCGGCCTACCTGATGCTGTGGGGCTCCAACGTCCCCGTCACCCGCACCCCCGACGCGCACTGGATGGCGGAGGCCCGCTACCGGGGCCAGAAGGTCGTCGTCGTCTCGCCGGACTACGCGGACGCCACCAAGTTCGCCGACGAGTGGCTGCACCCGCATCCCGGTACGGACGGGGCGCTCGCCATGGCGATGGGGCACGTGCTGCTCACCGAGTTCTTCGTGCGCCGGCAGGTGCCGTACTTCACCGACTACGTCAAGCGCTTCACCGACCTGCCCTTCCTGGTCGCCCTCGACGAGCACGAGGAGGGCCGCTGGACGCCCGGCAAGTTCGTCACCGCCGCCGACCTCGGTCTCGGCCGGCACGCCGACGCCGCGGCCCGGGCCTGGATGCCGGTGCTGATCGACGCCGACACCGACGACGTGGTCGTCCCGAACGGCACCCTCGGCGACCGGTGGGGCAAGGAGGGTGCGGGGCGCTGGAACCTCGACCTGGGCGGGACCGACCCGCTCCTCACCCTGCACGGGCACACGGGCGGCCGCGGCGACAACGGTGTCGAGGTGGTGCTGCCCCGCTTCGACGAACCCGGCGCCACCGTCGTGCGCGGCGTACCGGCCCGGGAGATCGGCGGCCGGCTCGTCACCACCGTCTACGACCTGCTGCTCGCCCAGTACGCCGTGGCCCGCCCCGGCCTCGCCGGCCACTGGCCCGCCGGCTACGACGACGCCGAGCAGCCCTGCACGCCCGCCTGGCAGGAGCGCCTCACCTCCGTCCCGGCCGAGGCGGCGGTCCGCGCGGCCCGGGAGTTCGCGCGCACCGCCGAACAGACCCGGGGCCGCTGCATGATCGTCATGGGCGCCGGCACCAACCACTGGTTCCACTCCGACACCATCTACCGCTCCTTCCTCTCCCTGCTCATCCTCACCGGCTGCCAGGGCGTCAACGGCGGCGGCTGGGCGCACTACGTCGGCCAGGAGAAGGTCCGCCCGTACACCGGCTGGCAGCAGCTGTCCACGGCCTCCGACTGGGTCCGGCCCTCGCGGCAGATGGCGGGCACCCCGTACTGGTACCTGCACACCGGCCAGTGGCGGTACGAGTCCCACGCGGCCGACGCCCTCGCGTCGCCCACCGCCCCCGGCACCCTCGCCGGGCGGCACACCGCCGATTTGGTGGCCCAGTCGGCCCGGCTCGGCTGGATGCCGTCGTACCCGACCTTCGACGCCAACCCGCTCGACCTCGGCCGCCGGGCCCGCGAGAGCGGTCAGGAGCCCGGTGACTGGATCGCGGACCAACTCGGTTCGGGCGCCGTGGACTTCGCCTGCGAGGACCCCGACGCGCCCCGCAACTGGCCGCGCGTGCTGACCGTGTGGCGGGCCAACCTGATCGGCTCCTCCGCCAAGGGCAACGAGTACTTCCTGCGCCACCTGCTCGGCGCCCGGGACGGCGCCACCGCCGACGAGGCACCGCCCGAGCACCGGCCGCGCTCCGTGGCCTGGCGGGACGACGCCCCGCAGGGCAAGCTCGACCTGCTGCTGAGCCTCGACTTCCGGATGACCTCCACGACGCTCTTCTCCGACCTCGTGCTGCCCGCCGCCACCTGGTACGAGAAGCACGACCTGTCCTCCACGGACATGCACCCCTTCGTGCACGCCTTCAGCCCCGCGATCAACCCGCCCTGGCAGGCCCGCACCGACTTCGAGATCTTCCACTCCCTCGCCCGCCGCCTCGGCGAACTCGCCGCCGGCCGCCTCGACACGGCCCACGACCTGGTCGCCACCGCCCTCCAGCACGACACACCCGGCGAGAGAGCCCAGCCCGGCGGCCGGGTCACCGACTGGCGCGACGGCCGCACCCCCGTCGAGCCGGGCCGCAACGCCCCTCAGGTCTCCCTGGTGGAACGGGACTACACGGCCGTCGCCGACCGGCTCGCCGCCTTCGGGCCGCTGGCCGAGGAGCACGGCATGACCGTCAAGGGCGTCACCGTCAATCCGCACGAGGAGGCCCGCTGGCTCGCCGCCCGCTGCGGCACGGCCCCCGCCGGACCGGCTCACGGCCGCCCCCTGCTCGACACCGACGTCAAGTTCTGCGAGGCGATCCTCGCCCTGTCCGGCACCACCAACGGCCGCCTCGCCGCCGAGGGTTTCGACCGCCTCGCCGACCGCGTCGGCCCCGGCGCCGGGCTCGCCGAGCTGGCCGCGTCGGTGGGGGAGCGGCGGGTGGTCTTCTCGGACACCCAGGAGCGCCCCGTGCAGGTCGGGGCGAGCTTCGAGTGGTCCGGCAAGGAGGCACCCGACCGGCGCTACTCGCCCTTCACGGTCAACACCGAGCACAAGAAGCCCTGGCACACCCTCACCGGCCGCCAGCACTTCTACGTCGACCACGACTGGATGGCCGAGCTGGGCGAACAACTCCCCGTCTACCGGCCCCCGCTGAACCTGGCCGAGCTGGGCGACGCACCGACACCGACCGGGGACGGCCGCGCGGTGACCGTCCGCTACCTCACCCCGCACGCCAAGTGGTCCATCCACTCCGAGTACCAGGAGAACCTGCTGATGCAGACCCTGGCCCGCGGCGGCCCCGTCATCTGGATGAGCCCCGCCGACGCCGACGCGATCGGCGCCGCCGACAACGACTGGGTGGAGGCCGTCAACGCGCACGGCGTCGTGGTCGCCCGCGCGATCGTCTCCCACCGCGTCCCGGACGGCACGGTGCTCATGTACCACGTGCAGGAACGCCTGGTGAACGTGCCGAAGTCGGAGGCGAACGGCCGCCGCGGCGGCGTCCACAACTCCCTGACCAAGCTGCTCGTCAAGCCCACCCACCTCATCGGCGGCTACGGCCAGCTCTCCTTCGCCCCCAACTACTACGGGCCCACCGGCAACCAGCGCGACGCCGTCACCACCGTCCGGCGCCGCTCCCAGGAGGTCACGTACTGA
- the narH gene encoding nitrate reductase subunit beta, translating to MRVMAQVAMVMNLDKCIGCHTCSVTCKQTWTNRTGTEYVWFNNVETRPGQGYPRGHEDQEKWKGGWHLKGGRLVPRTGGRARRLARLFANPELPTLDDYYQPWTYDYENLTTAPLGDDVPTAPPRSAIDGRPTEITWGPNWDDDLGGGPAQLAADPLLARMSEQVRLDYERAFMFYLPRICEHCLNPSCVAVCPSGALYKRVEDGIVLVDQDRCRGWRMCVSGCPYKKVYFNHSTGKAEKCTFCYPRIEAGDPTVCSETCVGRLRYLGVMLYDPDKVGAAASVTDEKDLYEAQLGCFLDPDDPEVARAAQASGIPHDWVEAARRSPVHALITRYRVALPLHPEYRTMPMVWYVPPLSPVVDALTGTGHDGEDPAALFGAIDTLRIPLGYLAELFTAGDPGPVEAALCRLAAMRSHMRRVNLGEEQDPRIAEAVGLDEPGILELYRLLALAKYDERYVIPTAYTGSVPDPGGTGAGCSLDGVGGPGMMPDGAGAGPGFGEFDPDAFHAPPTAGSGTSSALRGRVNLLNWNGKGRPNGLFPRARGTVRTEPEL from the coding sequence ATGCGCGTCATGGCACAGGTGGCGATGGTCATGAACCTCGACAAGTGCATCGGCTGCCACACCTGCTCGGTCACCTGCAAACAGACCTGGACCAACCGCACCGGCACCGAGTACGTCTGGTTCAACAACGTCGAGACCCGCCCCGGCCAGGGCTACCCCCGCGGCCACGAGGACCAGGAGAAGTGGAAGGGCGGCTGGCACCTCAAGGGCGGGCGCCTGGTCCCGCGCACCGGCGGCCGCGCCCGCCGCCTCGCCCGCCTCTTCGCCAACCCCGAACTCCCCACCCTGGACGACTACTACCAGCCCTGGACCTACGACTACGAGAACCTCACCACCGCCCCCCTCGGCGACGACGTCCCCACCGCCCCGCCCCGCTCGGCGATCGACGGCCGCCCCACCGAGATCACCTGGGGCCCCAACTGGGACGACGACCTCGGCGGCGGCCCCGCACAGCTCGCCGCGGACCCCCTCCTCGCCCGGATGAGCGAGCAGGTCCGACTCGACTACGAGCGGGCGTTCATGTTCTACCTGCCCCGCATCTGCGAGCACTGCCTCAACCCGTCCTGCGTCGCCGTCTGCCCCTCCGGCGCCCTCTACAAGCGCGTCGAGGACGGCATCGTCCTGGTCGACCAGGACCGCTGCCGGGGCTGGCGGATGTGCGTCAGCGGCTGCCCGTACAAGAAGGTCTACTTCAACCACTCCACCGGCAAGGCCGAGAAGTGCACCTTCTGCTACCCGCGCATCGAGGCCGGCGACCCCACCGTCTGCTCCGAGACCTGCGTCGGCCGGCTGCGCTACCTCGGCGTCATGCTCTACGACCCCGACAAGGTCGGCGCCGCCGCCTCGGTCACCGACGAGAAGGACCTGTACGAGGCCCAGCTCGGCTGCTTTCTCGACCCCGACGACCCCGAGGTGGCCCGCGCGGCCCAGGCGTCCGGCATCCCGCACGACTGGGTCGAGGCCGCGCGCCGCTCCCCGGTCCACGCGCTGATCACCCGGTACCGCGTCGCGCTCCCGCTGCACCCGGAGTACCGCACGATGCCCATGGTCTGGTACGTCCCGCCGCTCTCCCCGGTCGTCGACGCCCTCACCGGCACCGGGCACGACGGGGAGGACCCGGCCGCGCTGTTCGGCGCCATCGACACGCTGCGCATTCCCCTCGGCTACCTCGCCGAACTCTTCACCGCGGGCGATCCGGGGCCCGTGGAGGCCGCCCTGTGCCGGCTGGCCGCGATGCGCTCCCACATGCGGCGCGTCAACCTCGGCGAGGAGCAGGACCCGCGGATCGCCGAGGCGGTCGGACTGGACGAGCCGGGCATCCTGGAGCTGTACCGGCTGCTCGCCCTCGCCAAGTACGACGAGCGGTACGTCATCCCGACCGCCTACACCGGCTCCGTCCCCGACCCCGGCGGCACCGGGGCGGGTTGCAGCCTGGACGGGGTGGGCGGGCCGGGGATGATGCCGGACGGCGCGGGCGCCGGACCCGGCTTCGGGGAGTTCGACCCCGACGCCTTCCACGCGCCGCCGACCGCCGGGTCCGGCACGTCGTCCGCGCTGCGCGGCCGGGTCAACCTCCTGAACTGGAACGGGAAGGGACGCCCGAACGGCCTCTTCCCGCGCGCCCGCGGCACCGTCCGGACGGAGCCCGAGCTGTGA
- the narI gene encoding respiratory nitrate reductase subunit gamma, translating to MRHLHTALWGVLPYLTLVVLVAGTAWRYRYDRFGFTTRSSQLHESRLLRIAGPLFHYGLLFVIAGHVAGLLVPESLTDRLHVSEHLYHANALIAGGTAGLATLAGLALLLYRRLRTPAIRAATSRSDRVVYPLMLTVVLAGLTATASGATAASTYDYRLGVSVWFRSLFALDPDVTAMAQAPLVYRLHALLAMALFALWPYTRLIHAFTAPLGYLVRPYVVYRYRGRGEAAAGAGRPGR from the coding sequence ATGAGGCACCTGCACACCGCCCTGTGGGGCGTCCTGCCGTACCTGACCCTGGTGGTGCTGGTGGCGGGGACGGCCTGGCGCTACCGCTACGACCGTTTCGGCTTCACCACCCGTTCCAGCCAGCTGCACGAGAGCCGGCTGCTGCGCATCGCGGGCCCGCTCTTCCACTACGGCCTGCTGTTCGTGATCGCCGGCCACGTGGCCGGGCTCCTGGTCCCCGAGTCGCTGACCGACCGCCTCCACGTCAGCGAGCACCTCTACCACGCCAACGCCCTGATCGCGGGCGGCACCGCGGGCCTGGCGACCCTGGCGGGCCTCGCCCTCCTCCTGTACCGCCGCCTGCGCACCCCCGCGATCCGGGCCGCGACCAGCCGGAGCGACCGAGTGGTCTACCCCCTGATGCTCACGGTCGTCCTCGCCGGGCTGACGGCCACCGCGTCCGGTGCGACGGCGGCGTCCACGTACGACTACCGGCTCGGCGTCTCCGTCTGGTTCCGCAGCCTGTTCGCACTGGACCCGGACGTGACCGCCATGGCCCAGGCCCCGCTGGTCTACCGCCTGCACGCACTCCTCGCCATGGCCCTGTTCGCCCTGTGGCCCTACACGCGCCTGATCCACGCCTTCACGGCACCGCTCGGCTACCTGGTGCGGCCGTACGTCGTGTACCGCTACCGGGGGCGCGGCGAGGCGGCGGCGGGGGCGGGCCGCCCGGGGCGCTGA
- a CDS encoding aldo/keto reductase, whose protein sequence is MQYRTLGRTGVQVSSLALGAMNFGSIGRTTQDEATAIVDAALEGGINLIDTADMYGRGESEEMVGKAIAGRRDDIVLATKANMPMSDEPNHQGSSRRWLVTELDNSLRRLGVDHVDLYQIHRWDPTTSDEETLSALTDLQRAGKIRYFGSSTFPAYRIVEAQWAAREHRLGRYVTEQPSYSLLQRGIESHVLPVTEQYGLGVLAWSPLASGWLSGAVRAGREVATHRSAVLPERFDTALPANRARLDAVEQLAAVADEAGLTLIQLALGFVTAHPAVTAALVGPRTLDHLHSQLAAADTVLSDDVLDAVDAVVAPGTDLAAHEKFDATPALLDPALRRRRHPAAA, encoded by the coding sequence ATGCAGTACCGCACCTTGGGCCGCACCGGTGTGCAGGTCAGCTCGCTCGCGCTCGGCGCCATGAACTTCGGCAGCATCGGGCGTACCACCCAGGACGAGGCCACCGCCATCGTCGACGCCGCCCTGGAGGGCGGGATCAACCTCATCGACACCGCCGACATGTACGGCCGCGGCGAGTCGGAGGAGATGGTCGGCAAGGCGATCGCCGGGCGTCGCGACGACATCGTGCTGGCCACGAAGGCGAACATGCCGATGAGCGACGAGCCCAACCACCAGGGCTCCTCGCGCCGATGGCTGGTCACCGAGCTGGACAACAGCCTGCGCCGCCTCGGCGTCGACCACGTCGACCTCTACCAGATCCACCGGTGGGACCCGACCACGAGCGACGAGGAGACGCTGTCCGCGCTCACCGATCTGCAGCGCGCCGGGAAGATCCGGTACTTCGGGTCCTCCACCTTCCCCGCGTATCGCATCGTCGAGGCGCAGTGGGCCGCCCGCGAGCACCGGCTGGGCCGCTACGTCACCGAGCAGCCCAGCTACTCCCTCCTGCAACGCGGGATCGAGAGCCACGTGCTGCCGGTGACCGAGCAGTACGGGCTCGGCGTGCTGGCGTGGAGCCCGCTGGCCTCCGGATGGCTGTCCGGGGCGGTGCGCGCGGGACGCGAGGTCGCCACGCACCGGTCTGCGGTCCTGCCCGAGCGCTTCGACACCGCGCTGCCCGCCAACCGGGCCCGGCTCGACGCCGTCGAGCAGCTGGCCGCGGTCGCCGACGAGGCCGGGCTCACCCTGATCCAGCTCGCGCTCGGCTTCGTGACCGCGCACCCCGCCGTCACCGCCGCGCTCGTCGGGCCCCGCACCCTGGACCACCTCCACTCCCAGCTCGCCGCCGCCGACACGGTGCTCTCCGACGACGTCCTCGACGCGGTCGACGCCGTCGTCGCGCCGGGGACCGACCTCGCCGCGCACGAGAAGTTCGACGCCACGCCCGCGCTGCTCGACCCGGCGCTGCGCCGTCGGCGCCACCCGGCGGCCGCCTGA
- a CDS encoding DUF4291 domain-containing protein yields MRERPNPSQLPDAAPRWSTPGSTSGDCTAGFRTGRTKRGCERGLTWVKPSFLWMMYRCGWAAKEGQETVLAVEIGREGFEWALRHACLSSYQPGVHSDRAAWQRGLKRSPARVQWDPERDLRLQPLPYRSLQLGLAGEAARRYADEWTVAIRDVTPLAHEVHALVRDGDLGAARRLLPREQPYPAAGELLSNLRS; encoded by the coding sequence ATGCGGGAGAGGCCGAATCCCTCTCAGCTCCCCGATGCCGCACCGCGCTGGTCTACTCCGGGCTCGACGAGTGGGGACTGTACGGCGGGGTTCCGGACGGGAAGAACGAAAAGGGGTTGTGAACGCGGCTTGACGTGGGTCAAGCCGTCGTTCCTGTGGATGATGTACCGCTGCGGGTGGGCCGCCAAGGAGGGGCAGGAGACCGTCCTGGCCGTGGAGATCGGTCGCGAGGGCTTCGAGTGGGCCCTGCGTCACGCGTGCCTGTCGAGCTACCAGCCCGGCGTGCACAGCGACCGGGCCGCCTGGCAGCGCGGGTTGAAGCGCTCGCCCGCCCGCGTCCAGTGGGACCCCGAACGCGACCTGCGCCTCCAGCCCCTGCCCTACCGCTCCCTGCAGCTCGGCCTGGCCGGCGAGGCCGCGCGCCGGTACGCGGACGAGTGGACGGTCGCCATCCGCGACGTGACTCCACTCGCCCACGAGGTCCACGCCCTCGTACGGGACGGTGACCTCGGCGCGGCACGGCGCCTGCTGCCCCGGGAGCAGCCGTATCCGGCCGCGGGAGAACTGCTGAGCAACCTGCGGTCGTGA